The Microcoleus sp. FACHB-672 DNA segment TTATTGCAATGGCCGGCCCTCACCAAATCTGGGAAATGCAGCTAGACACCGGCATGATCGGCACCTATGCCGGCACCGGCAGAGAATTTTGCATTGATGGTGATTTAACAGAATCTGCCTTTGCACAACCCAGCGGTATCACCACCGACGGGGAAGAACTTTTTGTTGCAGACAGCGAAATCAGCTCAATTCGCGCTGTTGGTTTGGGAGAAAATGCCAAAGTGCGAACCGTTTGCGGCAGCGGCGAACTCTTCGGTTTTGGTGACAAAGATGGTCAAGGCTTGGATGTGCGCTTGCAGCATTGCTTGGGGGTGGAATATGCCGGCGGTTTCCTCTGGGTGGCAGATAGCTACAACCACAAAATCAAGCGGGTTGAGACAAAGACGGGAATTTGCATCTCTGTTTTAGGGGATGGGGTGGCCGGCTTGCAAGATGGTGTAGGCGAAGAAACTCGCTTCAGTGAGCCTGCCGGTTTAAGTGTTCTCGGTTCTTACTTATACATTGCCGATACAAACAACCATGTGATTCGGCGCATTGAATTAGACACACTGAAGGTGAAAACCCTTGATTTTCCGAGATTGTGTTCACCAGATGTTTGCGTGCCGGTGTAGAGTCTCAAGTGCCCTAGATTTGTCACGTCTGCGCCGGTTTTTCTGCTAACGCGCTGCCGGTAAATCGGCTGACTGACAAATCTAGGGCACGCTACGTTTAGATCATTTAAATAGCCTCTACCTTGAGGAGGATCTTGTTAGTTTTTAGCCTCGATAGTCCTCCAATCTCAGTTGTAACCCTCGTCAGAGAGAAAACCCCGGCTGCTTGAAAAGTCGGAATTTTTAGGATTCAGTGACCTTTAAAGTTGCTTTAGTTCATCAAATCTTTAAATAACCTCTCCCGTTGGGCGGATATTGTTAACTTGAACTCTTGAAATAAGCTATTTTTAACCTTGATATAAATATTTTTAACCTTGATATAAAGCCAATACAGCTGATCTAAAGCCCTCTACTTACTTATACGGACACACAAAATTTTCGCAAAAAAGACAAATCTTTAAAATTTCAGTATGATTACGGATGATGATTGGAAGGAAATATAAAATAATTGTGTACATAGCTTGAGCAGTCAATCAGGTGTGTAGATAAAAACTCGACATTATAGAGTTTCTGTTGATTTCTTAAAGGGCGTAGCCCCCAAGAGTTGACCTAGATACCGGGTAACTCGTCTCCAGAGGTGCTTCTACAAACATTCCAAGCAAAACGTTCAACTGCCCTTGCGCTTGTTGAACTGAGCTAAGCAACTGATGGAGAAATCGAGATGGCTGCTAATGAACAAAGCGTCGTTTTTAGTGATTCAGCGATTGAATACTTCCTAAGTCTTACCGCTGGATTATTGATCAAGTCAAAATCTCCGAGAGCCGACGCCAAAAAAGATGGGTTTGGGCGGATCAGTGAACTATCGGAGTCTCACATTCCTATGTGTATCTTGCAAAATGTTTCTCTTGGTAATCCCAAGCGTGGGCGGATAGGTGCATTTCAGCTAATTTTAGCTAATCCAGCCCACTATGCAAATCAGTTGCAGCATTGGATACCAGTCTTTTCTCCTGACTTAACCGGCACTGCTTTTGCTGCCGGCGAGGGAAATTTAGACTCCGAAATCGACGAAATTAAAGCGCCTTCGCTTTTTGCCGCAGCGCTCGCTAACTCCTGCCGTCGTGTTTTTTGGAGTGTAACCTCAGCATTCTTATGGCAACCGGCTATAACCAAAAAACCGGAATTTGCATAAGACAGAGAAATCAAACGCATGGTTTATGACTTTAAAACCTTTGATGCAAATGCAACCAAATTACGAGTTGCAATCAATCGAAACCGTCAACTGGATCATGTTAACGCTCAACAACCGCTCCTTTACTGACTTTTAAAACCCTAGCAATACGGGATAGCACTCCATTTTACCCGTTAAATTTTTCAACAGTGGCACCCATAGCCGCCATCAGACGAAATGCCACTTTGCAAGTTTTACTGCCCTCTAGTAATCGCTCAGAAAATGCCTAAATCGGGCATTCTGTAAAAATTTCGCTTGAGCAAATTCAGCAATTTCATTGACTTAAAAAAGTATGAGCATTTTAACTGTAACCACCAATGCAGACAGTGGAGCCGGTTCACTGCGTGCAGCAATCGCTTCTGCACAAGCCGGCGATACCGTTCAGTTTTCATCCAGCTTAGCTAATCAAACCATTAGCCTCAGCAGTCAAATAGAAATCAACAAACATTTGACGATAGATGGGGCGGGCGCAACGAATTTAACCATCAGTGGCAATAACGCCAGCCGCGTCTTTTATAGCGATTGGAGTTACCTTGTTCCCGAAGGCTACAACATCAGCCTCAAAAATCTCACCATTGCCAATGGCAAAACCACGGATGCAGATGGTGGCGCAGGTATTCGCATGGGATATCTGGGAGACTTAACTGTAGAAAACACCACATTTAAAAACAACGCAGCCGGGAAAGGTGCTGCAATCATGGCCGGCACTAGCGGGACAACTACCGTCATCAACAGTAAATTCGATGCTAATGATGGCACATCTGGCACCACCGATGTCATGCGAGAACGCGGTGCCGGTGGCATTGCCACAGCCGGAGGTGCACTTACCGTTCAAGGCAGCGAGTTTACCAATAACAAAGGTATTGTTGGAGGCGCAATTAACGTCCTCAACACAGAATTACTGGTAGAAAACTCGACGTTTGTTAATAACGACACCACAGCCGGTGCTGCCTACCCATCCGGACGGTATCAAAGTGGAAATGGTGGTGCAATCTACACCGATGGTGCGAATGGCTTGAATGAACCAGGCAGTATTATTATTCGCAAAAGCCGGTTTGAAGGCAACAAAGCAGCCGGTTTTGGTGGGGCATTGAATCTTAGCGCTTATCAACCGCAAACCGTATCGGTTGAAGATTCCATCGTGCTGGGAAATGAAGTCATCCAAAACGCCAACGGCAGCTCATTAGGCGGTGGCATCTACCATCAAGATGTAGAGCTAACGATTAACAACACAACTGTTGCCAACAACAAAGCCGTATTTCAAGGGGGAGGATTGTGGGCAAATAACGCAGGAGTTACGGTTAGCAACAGCACCTTCTCCGGCAACATCGCAGAAGATGCAGCCAAAGGATATGGCGGTGCAATTCGCATCGGAGGCACCGATAAAGCAGCGAACATCACCAATACAACCATTGCTAATAACTCAGCAGGCTGGGTAGGAGGTGGCATATTAGCCGGCTCTACTCCCGTGACGGTTAAAAACACGATTTTTAGCAATAACACGGCAGCGAATCCCTGGAATATTCAGTACAACACAACTCGTGAATTAACCGATGGCGGAGGTAATGTTCAATGGCCGCCTAAAGCAACTAATCTTTTCAACGACTACAATGCAACGGCAACAATCACCCTTGCAGATCCGAAACTCGGCCCTTTGCAAGACAACGGCAGTGGCATTTTAACCCATGCCTTGCTTGAAGGCAGTGCGGCAATCGGTATAGCTGGGGGACTGAATGCCGGCGCACCCACAACACCCGCACCGACTGACACCGTAGTTGGTGGCGGTGGCAGCGATACGATTACCCCCACACCGACTGACACCGTAGTTGGTGGTGGTGGCAGCGATACGATTACCCCCACACCGACTGACACCGTAGTTGGCGGTGGTGGCAGCGATACCATAACACCCGCACCGACTGACACCGTAGTTGGTGGTGGTGGCAGCGATACCATAACACCCGCACCGACTGACACCGTTGTCGGTGGCGGCGGCAGCGATACCATAACACCCGCACCGACTGACACCGTTGTCGGTGGCGGCGGCAGCGATACGATTACCCCCACACCGACTGACACCGTAGTTGGTGGTGGTGGCAGCGATACGATTACCCCCACACCGACTGACACCGTAGTTGGTGGTGGTGGCAGCGATACGATTACCCCCACACCTACACCTACACCTAGCGGCAACGATGTCATCTATGGTGAAGCCGGCAATGACACAATTTACGCCGGCGACGGCAACGACACCATCTATGGCGGTAGCGGCGACGATGTCATCTATGGAGGCGCAGGTAACGATATCATTTATGCCGAAGACGGAAACGACACGATTTATGGAGGCGGTGGCGACGATACCATCTATGGCGGTGCCGGTATAAACTTTCTCAACGGTGGAGACGGCAACGATGTCATCTATGCCACTGATGATATCCTCTTACCCGGCCCAGCACCCCTGCCACCGGCTCAACAAGGCGAGAATAGCGTCACCGGCACTCCTGACAATGACACTCTCACAGGCGCTAACACCGCTGCCACGCCGCCAAGTGATAACAGTGCAGACACTTTCCTACTAGCAAATGCCGGCATCTCCTCTCAAGGATTGAGTGATTATCCGATACTGACTGACTTCAACGGCAGCGAGAATTTGATGCAGATCCAACAGTCGGGAAGTGACACTCCAATCTTTGACGGCAACGGTTCCACCAAGGATGAACTAATTGGAACTGTTCCTACATCAGGGTTAACTCTCAACAACAGCGATCCTATTCTCGTCTAGACCATTTTGAACCGGCACACCGCTTTATTTTGGCCGGAGTTCTCAGATTGCTAATCGTAGGGGCGGGTTATTGACAGATAACCTTCACGCGCTCAAAACAGTTCTTGTTTCAAACCCCACCCCTACAGCAATTTCTCTTTTGGAAAATTGAATAGCCCTTGCTATTTTTCCTGATTGAATCTTTCTGGGTTGGCATAGATAACCACAGCTTACTCAATCCGAGACTTTCCAAGTTTTACCTCTATTGAGTGAGTGTTACGGGATTTTCTAAATCTGCTAAACTCGAATCTTTTCGCTGCAAAATTTGCCACTTCATTCAACCCAAAAATTAAACCATGAGTATCATCACTGTAACCACAAACACCAATAGTGGAGTCGGTTCACTGCGTGCAGCAATTGCCTCTGCACAAGCCGGCGATACCGTTCAGTTTTCATCCAGCTTAGCTAATCAAACCATTAGCCTCAGCAGTCAAATAGAAATCAACAAACATTTGACGATAGATGGGGCGGGCGCAACGAATTTAACCATCAGTGGCAATAACGCCAGCCGCGTCTTTTATAGCGATTGGAGTTACCTTGTTCCCGAAGGCTACAACATCAGCCTCAAAAATCTCACCATTGCCAATGGCAAAACCACGGATGCAGATGGTGGCGCAGGTATTCGCATGGGATATCTGGGAGACTTAACTGTAGAAAACACCACATTTAAAAACAACGCAGCCGGGAAAGGTGCTGCAATCATGGCCGGCACTAGCGGGACAACTACCGTCATCAACAGTAAATTCGATGCTAATGATGGCACATCTGGCACCACCGATGTCATGCGAGAACGCGGTGCCGGTGGCATTGCCACAGTCGGTGGTGATCTCGTCGTCAAAGGCAGTCAATTTACCAATAACAAAGGCATTGTCGGGGGAGCAATCAACGTTCTCAATACAGAATTACTTGTCGAAAACTCCAGCTTTGTTAATAACGACACCACAGCCGGTGCTGCCTACCCAGCCGGACGTTATCAGAGCGGCAACGGTGGCGCAATCTACACCGATGGTGCGAATGGCTTGAATGAAGCCGGCAATATTATTATTCGCAAAAGCCGGTTTGAAGGCAACAAAGCAGCCGGGTTTGGCGGCGCATTGAATCTCAGCGCTTATCAACCGCAAAAGGTATCAGTTGAAGATTCTACAATCCTTGGTAATCAAGTCATCAAAAACTCCAACGGCAGTTCACTAGGCGGCGGCATCTACCATCAAGACGTAGATTTAACCGTTAAAAATACGACCGTTGCCAATAATAAAGCCGTGTTTCAAGGTGGGGGCTTGTGGGCAAATAACGCAGGGGTTACGGTTAGCAACAGCACCTTCTCCGGCAACATCGCAGAAGATGCAGCCAAAGGTTATGGCGGTGCAATTCGCATCGGAGGCACCGACAAAGCAGCGAACATTACCAATACCACCATTGCTAATAACTCTGCCGGCTGGGTCGGAGGGGGTATCTTAGCCGGCTCTAACCCGATTACGGTGAAAAACACGATCTTTAGCAATAATACGGCAACAAACCCCTGGAAGATTCAATACAACACCACTCGTCAATTAACTGATGGTGGGGGTAATATTCAATGGCCTCCCAAAGCAACGACTCTTTCTAATGATTACAATGCAACGGCATCTGTGACACTAGCAGATCCCAAACTTGGGGCTTTGCAAGATAACGGCGGCGGCGTTTTAACTCACGCTTTGCTATCAGGAAGTGCGGCAATTGATAAGGGGATAAATACCGGCGCACCTACGACGGATCAGCGCGGCGAGCTGCGTCCCAAAGATGGGGATAATAATGGCAGCGCAATCGTTGATAGTGGGGCGTTTGAGCTTGGCAGCACGACGACTGCAACGCAGAATGATACCCTCGTAGGAACTGCCGGCAACGATGTGCTCAATGGCAACGATGGCGATGACAGTTTAGACGGTGCCGGTGGCAATGATAGCCTGCTAGGTGGTATCGGCGCAGACAAACTATTCGGGCAAGCCGGCACCGATGTCCTTGATGGCGGAGACGGGAACGATCTTCTCAACGGCGGCGCAGACAGTGATACCTTAACAGGCGGTTTGGGCGCTGACTCTCTGGTTGGCGGTGCCGGTAACGATAGCCTCCTAGGTGGCGATGGCAACGATACCCTCGATGGTGGCACAGAAAACGATAAGCTCAATGGCGGCACCGGCAACGATCTGCTATATGGCGGAATCGGCACAGACTCGCTTGATGGGGGTTCGGGAAGCGATAAGTTATACGGTCAAGATGCCAATGATACCCTCACCGGCGGCAGTAGTAATGACAGCCTTTACGGCGGTGCCGGTAATGACATTCTCACGGGGGTTAGCGCCAGTGCGACGGTTCCTGGAAGTTTGGAAATTGATCGGCTTTGGGGTGAAGCCGGTGCGGATACGTTTGTGCTAGGGAATACCACAAAGGTTTTTTACGATAACACCGGCACCGCTACTCAAGGCTTGAGTGATTATGCCATTCTTGCTGACTTCAACCGTACTGAAGATTTTATTCAGCTCAAAGGTAGTGCAGCAAACTATCAATTGGTTCAGTCAACCAATGGCACCCAAATCTTTTACGGCAGTAGTGCCACCAAGGATGAACTGATTGGAGTTGTTCAAGGAGACACAACCGGATTGACACTCACCAGTACCAACTTTAATTACGTTTAGATTGTTCTTAATCTAGGGCAGCACTTCATTTGTCCTATGAGACTTTTTCATCGTGACCGAACTCAACATTTTTAAGGTCACTGTATAACTTTTTTCCAACTGGGTTTTGGTTTTTCTTCCAATTGGTTCGTGATAGCTAGTGCAGACATCCCATAAGAGGGAACGGGAGTTTTGCCCAATGCTATCACCCCAATTGGTTCAATATCGTCGGGATTCGCTGAATCAGGAATTCCCGAGATTTAACGAGTAAACATTCGCACCTTAACTGAATCAAAAGGATTAACCATGAGTATCATCACTGTAACCACGAACACCAACAGTGGAGTCGGTTCACTACGCGAAGCAATCGCCACTGCAAAGACAGGAGATACCATTAATTTTTCTTCCACAATGGCCGGAAAAACCATTGTTCTGAGCAGTCAATTAGACATCAACAAAAACCTGATCATTGATGGCACAGGAGCAGCCGGCTTAACCATTAGTGGCAATAAAGCAACCCGCGTATTCGAGTTAAAAACTGCGCCGGATAATACTGCCATTAATGTCACAATGCGGAATCTGATTATCGCCAATGGCAAAGCGAGTGGCATTGATGAAGCCGGTGCTGGTGCCGGCATTAAAGCTGCATCGCACACCACATTAACCGTTGAAAATTGCCAAATTAACAGCAACGTTGCCCAGTTTGGTGGCGGGATCTATACGGGCTGGCGCGGCAAAACGACGGTGATTAACAGTAAATTTGATGCCAATGATGGGACACTCGGCAACCAAGAACGGGGCGGTGGGGCGATCGCAACCAAAAGTGAAGGCAGCCTTGTTGTTAAAGACAGTGTATTTACGAACAACAAAGGCATTAACGGTGGGGCGATTAACAGCCTCTTGGGAGGGCTAACAGTTGAAAATTCAACATTTTTGAATAACAACACAACTGCCGGCAGTTCGGGAACTGTGACGAAGGGATATGGTGGGGCAATTTACACCGATGGTGCTAGCGCTTTTACGAGCGATTCTCTCGGCGGAACCATTAACATTCGCAATAGCCGGTTTGAAGGTAATATAGGAGCCGGTCAAGGTGGAGCAATGTTTTTGTTTGGTTATGCTCCAGACAAAATTGTGATTGAAGGCAGCACGATCATTAACAATCAAGTCATTAAAAATGCCACCGGCAATGCTCTCGGCGGTGGCATCCGAATTGGCAATGCAGACTACACCATCAGCAATAGCACCATTGCCAATAACTCGGCGCTGACTCAAGGCGGGGGTTTGTGGGTAGGAGAAAAATCACCGGGGAAAATTATCAACT contains these protein-coding regions:
- a CDS encoding calcium-binding protein, which produces MSIITVTTNTNSGVGSLRAAIASAQAGDTVQFSSSLANQTISLSSQIEINKHLTIDGAGATNLTISGNNASRVFYSDWSYLVPEGYNISLKNLTIANGKTTDADGGAGIRMGYLGDLTVENTTFKNNAAGKGAAIMAGTSGTTTVINSKFDANDGTSGTTDVMRERGAGGIATVGGDLVVKGSQFTNNKGIVGGAINVLNTELLVENSSFVNNDTTAGAAYPAGRYQSGNGGAIYTDGANGLNEAGNIIIRKSRFEGNKAAGFGGALNLSAYQPQKVSVEDSTILGNQVIKNSNGSSLGGGIYHQDVDLTVKNTTVANNKAVFQGGGLWANNAGVTVSNSTFSGNIAEDAAKGYGGAIRIGGTDKAANITNTTIANNSAGWVGGGILAGSNPITVKNTIFSNNTATNPWKIQYNTTRQLTDGGGNIQWPPKATTLSNDYNATASVTLADPKLGALQDNGGGVLTHALLSGSAAIDKGINTGAPTTDQRGELRPKDGDNNGSAIVDSGAFELGSTTTATQNDTLVGTAGNDVLNGNDGDDSLDGAGGNDSLLGGIGADKLFGQAGTDVLDGGDGNDLLNGGADSDTLTGGLGADSLVGGAGNDSLLGGDGNDTLDGGTENDKLNGGTGNDLLYGGIGTDSLDGGSGSDKLYGQDANDTLTGGSSNDSLYGGAGNDILTGVSASATVPGSLEIDRLWGEAGADTFVLGNTTKVFYDNTGTATQGLSDYAILADFNRTEDFIQLKGSAANYQLVQSTNGTQIFYGSSATKDELIGVVQGDTTGLTLTSTNFNYV
- a CDS encoding calcium-binding protein; protein product: MSILTVTTNADSGAGSLRAAIASAQAGDTVQFSSSLANQTISLSSQIEINKHLTIDGAGATNLTISGNNASRVFYSDWSYLVPEGYNISLKNLTIANGKTTDADGGAGIRMGYLGDLTVENTTFKNNAAGKGAAIMAGTSGTTTVINSKFDANDGTSGTTDVMRERGAGGIATAGGALTVQGSEFTNNKGIVGGAINVLNTELLVENSTFVNNDTTAGAAYPSGRYQSGNGGAIYTDGANGLNEPGSIIIRKSRFEGNKAAGFGGALNLSAYQPQTVSVEDSIVLGNEVIQNANGSSLGGGIYHQDVELTINNTTVANNKAVFQGGGLWANNAGVTVSNSTFSGNIAEDAAKGYGGAIRIGGTDKAANITNTTIANNSAGWVGGGILAGSTPVTVKNTIFSNNTAANPWNIQYNTTRELTDGGGNVQWPPKATNLFNDYNATATITLADPKLGPLQDNGSGILTHALLEGSAAIGIAGGLNAGAPTTPAPTDTVVGGGGSDTITPTPTDTVVGGGGSDTITPTPTDTVVGGGGSDTITPAPTDTVVGGGGSDTITPAPTDTVVGGGGSDTITPAPTDTVVGGGGSDTITPTPTDTVVGGGGSDTITPTPTDTVVGGGGSDTITPTPTPTPSGNDVIYGEAGNDTIYAGDGNDTIYGGSGDDVIYGGAGNDIIYAEDGNDTIYGGGGDDTIYGGAGINFLNGGDGNDVIYATDDILLPGPAPLPPAQQGENSVTGTPDNDTLTGANTAATPPSDNSADTFLLANAGISSQGLSDYPILTDFNGSENLMQIQQSGSDTPIFDGNGSTKDELIGTVPTSGLTLNNSDPILV